Proteins encoded together in one Staphylococcus aureus window:
- a CDS encoding DUF423 domain-containing protein, translating to MKLFIILGALNAMMAVGTGAFGAHGLQGKISDHYLSVWEKATTYQMYHGLALLIIGVISGTTSINVNWAGWLIFAGIIFFSGSLYILVLTQIKVLGAITPIGGVLFIIGWIMLIIATFKFAG from the coding sequence ATGAAATTATTTATTATTTTAGGTGCATTAAACGCGATGATGGCTGTCGGTACAGGTGCATTTGGTGCGCATGGTTTACAAGGAAAAATAAGTGATCACTATTTATCAGTATGGGAAAAAGCAACGACGTATCAAATGTACCATGGCTTAGCATTATTAATTATAGGTGTAATTAGTGGTACAACTTCAATCAATGTTAACTGGGCTGGCTGGTTAATATTTGCTGGTATTATTTTCTTTAGTGGATCATTATATATTTTAGTATTAACTCAAATTAAAGTTTTAGGTGCGATTACGCCAATTGGTGGCGTATTGTTCATCATTGGATGGATAATGTTAATCATTGCGACATTCAAATTTGCTGGTTAA
- a CDS encoding uracil-DNA glycosylase has product MEWSQIFHDITTKHDFKAMHDFLEKEYSTAIVYPDRENIYQAFDLTPFENIKVVILGQDPYHGPNQAHGLAFSVQPNAKFPPSLRNMYKELADDIGCVRQTPHLQDWAREGVLLLNTVLTVRQGEANSHRDIGWETFTDEIIKAVSDYKEHVVFILWGKPAQQKIKLIDTSKHCIIKSVHPSPLSAYRGFFGSKPYSKANAYLESVGKSPINWCESEA; this is encoded by the coding sequence ATGGAATGGTCGCAAATTTTTCATGACATAACAACGAAACATGACTTTAAAGCTATGCATGATTTTTTAGAAAAAGAATATTCGACTGCAATCGTATACCCTGATAGGGAAAATATATATCAAGCGTTTGATTTAACACCGTTTGAAAATATCAAAGTTGTTATATTAGGACAAGACCCGTATCATGGTCCAAACCAAGCACATGGATTAGCATTTTCAGTGCAACCTAACGCAAAATTCCCTCCATCTTTACGTAATATGTATAAAGAATTAGCAGATGATATTGGATGCGTTAGACAAACACCGCATTTACAAGATTGGGCAAGAGAAGGCGTCTTGTTATTGAATACAGTTTTAACCGTAAGACAGGGTGAAGCAAATTCTCATCGTGATATTGGTTGGGAAACATTTACTGATGAAATTATTAAAGCAGTGTCTGATTATAAAGAACATGTTGTCTTTATTTTGTGGGGGAAACCTGCACAGCAAAAAATAAAGCTTATCGATACATCTAAACATTGTATTATAAAATCAGTGCATCCTAGTCCACTGTCTGCATATAGAGGATTCTTTGGATCAAAACCGTATTCCAAAGCGAATGCCTATTTAGAGTCAGTAGGAAAATCACCAATTAATTGGTGTGAAAGTGAGGCGTAG
- a CDS encoding protein VraC codes for MQHYLLDSNQRLNVSFSKDSVAAYYQCFNQPYRKEVPPLMCASLWPKFDLFKKYANSELILTKSAINQTQKIEVDTIYVGHLEDIECRQTRNITRYTMALTLTKNDQHVITVTQTFIKAMK; via the coding sequence ATGCAGCATTATTTACTCGATTCTAACCAGCGATTAAATGTGTCATTTTCTAAGGATAGTGTGGCTGCATATTATCAGTGTTTTAACCAACCTTATAGAAAAGAAGTACCACCATTAATGTGTGCGTCATTATGGCCAAAATTTGATTTATTTAAAAAATATGCAAATAGCGAACTGATTTTAACAAAATCAGCAATTAATCAAACTCAAAAGATAGAAGTAGACACAATATATGTAGGGCATTTAGAAGATATTGAATGCCGACAGACTCGCAATATCACACGTTATACAATGGCTTTAACATTAACTAAAAATGATCAACATGTCATAACGGTTACACAAACTTTTATTAAGGCGATGAAGTAG
- the thiD gene encoding bifunctional hydroxymethylpyrimidine kinase/phosphomethylpyrimidine kinase produces MALKKVLTIAGSDTSAGAGMQADLKTFQELDTYGMVALTAIVTMDKDTWSHDVTPLPMDVFEKQLETALSIGPDAIKTGMLGTEEIIKRAGEVYEASNAQYFVVDPVMVCKGEDEVLNPGNTEAMIKYLLPKATVVTPNLFEAGQLSGLGKLNSIEDMKKAATIIFDKGAQHVIIKGGKALDQDKSYDLYYDGQTFYQLTTDMFQQSYNHGAGCTFAAATTAYLANGKSPKEAVISAKAFVASAIKNGWKMNDFVGPVDHGAYNRIEHIDVEVTEV; encoded by the coding sequence ATGGCTTTAAAGAAAGTTTTAACAATTGCCGGTTCTGACACAAGTGCTGGCGCAGGTATGCAAGCAGATTTGAAAACGTTCCAAGAATTAGATACGTATGGCATGGTCGCTTTAACTGCCATCGTTACTATGGATAAAGATACATGGTCACACGATGTTACACCATTACCAATGGATGTATTTGAAAAACAACTTGAAACGGCTTTATCAATCGGACCTGATGCTATTAAAACAGGTATGTTAGGTACTGAGGAGATAATCAAACGTGCTGGAGAAGTATATGAGGCATCTAATGCACAATATTTTGTAGTAGATCCTGTCATGGTTTGTAAAGGCGAAGATGAAGTGCTTAATCCTGGAAATACTGAGGCGATGATTAAATATTTACTACCTAAAGCAACGGTAGTGACACCAAACTTATTTGAAGCGGGTCAATTATCAGGATTAGGTAAATTAAATTCAATTGAAGATATGAAAAAGGCTGCAACAATTATCTTTGATAAAGGCGCACAGCATGTCATCATTAAAGGTGGCAAAGCTTTAGATCAAGATAAATCGTATGACTTATACTATGATGGTCAAACATTTTATCAACTAACAACAGACATGTTCCAACAAAGTTATAACCATGGTGCTGGTTGTACATTTGCTGCGGCAACAACTGCATATTTAGCTAACGGTAAGTCACCGAAAGAAGCTGTGATTAGCGCGAAAGCTTTCGTCGCTTCTGCTATTAAAAACGGTTGGAAAATGAATGATTTTGTTGGTCCTGTGGATCACGGTGCATACAACCGTATTGAACATATCGATGTTGAAGTAACAGAGGTTTAA
- a CDS encoding long-chain fatty acid--CoA ligase gives MNVILEQLKTHTQNKPNDIALHIDDETITYSQLNARITSAVESLQKYSLNPVVAINMKSPVQSIICYLALHRLHKVPMMMEGKWQSTIHRQLIEKYGIKDVIGDTGLMQNIDSPMFIDSTQLQHYPNLLHIGFTSGTTGLPKAYYRDEDSWLASFEVNEMLMLKNENAIAAPGPLSHSLTLYALLFALSSGRTFIGQTTFHPEKLLNQCHKISSYKVAMFLVPTMIKSLLLVYNNEHTIQSFFSSGDKLHSSIFKKIKNQANDINLIEFFGTSETSFISYNLNQQAPVESVGVLFPNVELKTTNHDHNGIGTICIKSNMMFSGYVSEQCINNDEWFVTNDNGYVKEQYLYLTGRQQDMLIIGGQNIYPAHVERLLTQSSSIDEAIIIGIPNERFGQIGVLLYSGDVTLTHKNVKQFLKKKVKRYEIPSMIHHVEKMYYTASGKIAREKMMSMYLRGEL, from the coding sequence ATGAACGTAATTTTAGAACAGTTGAAAACACATACTCAAAATAAACCTAATGACATAGCATTACATATCGATGATGAAACAATTACATATAGTCAACTAAATGCCCGCATCACTAGCGCAGTTGAATCTTTGCAGAAATATTCACTTAACCCTGTCGTTGCTATTAATATGAAATCACCGGTGCAAAGTATTATTTGTTATTTAGCTTTGCATCGTTTACATAAAGTGCCTATGATGATGGAAGGTAAATGGCAAAGTACTATACATCGTCAATTGATTGAAAAATATGGTATTAAAGATGTAATTGGAGATACAGGTCTCATGCAGAATATAGACTCACCGATGTTTATTGATTCAACGCAATTACAGCACTACCCCAATTTATTACATATTGGTTTTACTTCAGGGACAACTGGACTGCCAAAAGCATATTATCGTGATGAAGATTCATGGTTGGCTTCTTTTGAAGTTAATGAAATGTTGATGTTAAAAAATGAAAATGCAATAGCAGCCCCTGGACCACTATCGCACTCGTTAACATTATATGCGTTATTGTTTGCTTTAAGTTCCGGTCGTACTTTTATAGGACAGACCACTTTTCATCCTGAAAAGTTACTTAATCAATGTCATAAAATATCATCATACAAAGTTGCTATGTTTCTTGTTCCAACGATGATTAAATCATTATTGTTAGTTTACAACAATGAACATACAATCCAATCATTTTTTAGCAGTGGAGATAAGCTGCATTCTTCTATTTTTAAAAAGATAAAAAATCAAGCAAATGACATAAATTTGATTGAATTTTTTGGTACATCGGAAACCAGTTTTATCAGCTATAACTTGAATCAGCAAGCACCAGTTGAATCAGTAGGTGTGCTATTTCCAAATGTGGAATTGAAAACAACGAATCACGATCACAATGGTATAGGAACTATTTGTATAAAAAGTAATATGATGTTTAGTGGCTATGTAAGTGAACAATGTATAAATAATGATGAATGGTTTGTTACTAATGATAATGGCTATGTAAAAGAGCAGTATTTATATTTAACGGGACGTCAACAGGATATGTTAATTATTGGTGGTCAAAATATATATCCAGCACATGTTGAACGCCTTTTAACGCAATCTTCGAGCATTGATGAAGCAATTATCATCGGTATTCCAAATGAGCGTTTTGGTCAAATAGGCGTATTGCTTTATTCTGGTGATGTGACACTTACACATAAAAATGTAAAACAATTTTTAAAAAAGAAAGTGAAACGCTATGAAATTCCATCGATGATTCATCATGTAGAAAAGATGTATTACACTGCAAGTGGTAAAATTGCTAGAGAAAAAATGATGTCGATGTATTTGAGAGGTGAATTATAA
- a CDS encoding MFS transporter yields MDFNKENINMVDAKKAKKTVVATGIGNAMEWFDFGVYAYTTAYIGANFFSPVENADIRQMLTFAALAIAFLLRPIGGVVFGIIGDKYGRKVVLTSTIILMAFSTLTIGLLPSYDQIGLWAPILLLLARVLQGFSTGGEYAGAMTYVAESSPDKRRNSLGSGLEIGTLSGYIAASIMIAVLTFFLTDEQMASFGWRIPFLLGLFLGLFGLYLRRKLEESPVFENDVATQPERDNINFLQIIRFYYKDIFVCFVAVVFFNVTNYMVTAYLPTYLEQVIKLDATTTSVLITCVMAIMIPLALMFGKLADKIGEKKVFLIGTGGLTLFSIIAFMLLHSQSFVVIVIGIFILGFFLSTYEATMPGSLPTMFYSHIRYRTLSVTFNISVSIFGGTTPLVATWLVTKTGDPLAPAYYLTAISVIGFLVITFLHLSTAGKSLKGSYPNVDNEQDRAYYAEHPKEALWWVKERKN; encoded by the coding sequence ATGGATTTTAATAAAGAGAATATTAACATGGTGGATGCAAAGAAAGCTAAAAAAACCGTTGTTGCAACCGGTATCGGTAATGCAATGGAATGGTTCGATTTTGGTGTCTATGCATATACAACTGCGTACATTGGAGCGAACTTCTTCTCTCCAGTAGAGAATGCAGACATTCGACAAATGTTGACTTTCGCAGCATTAGCCATTGCGTTTTTATTAAGACCAATTGGTGGTGTCGTATTTGGTATTATTGGTGACAAATATGGACGTAAAGTTGTATTAACATCTACAATTATTTTAATGGCATTTTCAACATTAACCATTGGATTATTGCCAAGCTATGATCAAATTGGACTTTGGGCACCAATACTATTATTGCTTGCAAGAGTACTACAAGGGTTTTCAACAGGTGGAGAGTATGCGGGGGCAATGACATATGTTGCCGAATCATCTCCAGATAAGCGTCGTAACTCATTAGGTAGTGGACTAGAAATTGGGACATTATCAGGTTACATAGCTGCTTCAATTATGATTGCTGTATTAACATTCTTTTTAACAGATGAACAAATGGCATCATTTGGTTGGAGAATCCCATTCTTACTCGGTTTATTCCTAGGATTATTCGGCTTATATTTACGTCGTAAGCTGGAAGAATCACCAGTTTTCGAAAATGATGTTGCAACACAACCAGAAAGAGATAACATTAACTTTTTACAAATCATCAGATTTTATTACAAAGATATATTTGTATGTTTTGTAGCTGTTGTATTCTTCAATGTTACAAACTATATGGTAACTGCATATTTACCAACCTATTTAGAACAAGTTATTAAATTAGATGCAACGACAACAAGTGTATTAATTACTTGTGTCATGGCAATAATGATTCCATTAGCATTAATGTTTGGTAAGTTAGCGGATAAAATAGGTGAAAAGAAAGTATTTCTAATTGGTACTGGTGGGCTAACATTATTCAGTATCATCGCATTTATGTTATTACATTCACAATCATTTGTTGTAATAGTAATCGGTATATTTATATTAGGATTTTTCTTATCAACTTACGAAGCGACAATGCCAGGGTCGTTACCAACGATGTTTTACAGTCATATAAGATATCGAACTTTATCAGTAACATTTAATATCTCTGTTTCGATATTTGGTGGTACGACGCCATTAGTTGCAACATGGTTAGTTACGAAAACTGGAGATCCATTAGCACCTGCGTATTATTTAACAGCAATCAGTGTTATTGGCTTTTTAGTTATTACATTCTTACATTTAAGTACAGCAGGAAAATCTCTAAAAGGTTCGTATCCAAATGTAGATAACGAGCAAGATAGAGCTTATTATGCAGAACATCCAAAAGAAGCATTATGGTGGGTTAAAGAACGTAAGAATTAG
- a CDS encoding APC family permease has product MEKKNKQIDRGDLKQNLSEKFVWAIAYGSCIGWGAFILPGDWIKQSGPIAASIGIVIGALLMILIAVSYGALVERFPVSGGAFAFSFLSFGRYVSFFSSWFLTFGYVCVVALNATAFSLLVKFLLPDVLNNGKLYTIAGWDVYITEIIIATVLLLVFMLVTIRGASVSGSLQYYFCVAMVIVVLLMFFGSFFGNNFALENLQPLAEPSKGWLVSIVVIVSVAPWAYVGFDNIPQTAEEFNFAPNKTFKLIVYSLLAASLTYVVMILYTGWLSTSHQSLNGQLWLTGAVTQTAFGYIGLGVLAIAIMMGIFTGLNGFLMSSSRLLFSMGRSGIMPTMFSKLHSKYKTPYVAIIFLVGVSLIAPWLGRTALTWIVDMSSTGVSIAYFITCLSAAKLFSYNKQSNTYAPVYKTFAIIGSFVSFIFLALLLVPGSPAALTAPSYIALLGWLIIGLIFFVIRYPKLKNMDNDELSRLILNRSENEVDDMIEEPEKEKTK; this is encoded by the coding sequence ATGGAAAAAAAGAATAAGCAAATAGATAGAGGCGATTTAAAACAAAACCTATCTGAAAAGTTTGTATGGGCGATTGCATATGGTTCATGTATCGGATGGGGCGCATTCATCTTACCAGGAGACTGGATTAAGCAGTCAGGTCCGATTGCAGCATCAATTGGTATAGTTATTGGTGCATTATTAATGATATTAATTGCGGTTAGTTATGGCGCATTAGTAGAGAGATTTCCAGTATCAGGGGGCGCGTTTGCCTTTAGTTTCTTAAGTTTCGGCAGATATGTGAGTTTCTTCTCATCATGGTTTTTAACTTTTGGTTATGTCTGTGTCGTTGCTTTAAATGCGACCGCATTCAGTTTACTAGTTAAATTCTTATTGCCAGATGTCTTAAATAATGGGAAACTATACACCATTGCGGGCTGGGACGTTTATATTACGGAAATCATTATTGCGACCGTATTACTACTTGTATTCATGCTAGTAACGATTCGTGGCGCAAGTGTATCTGGATCATTACAATATTATTTCTGTGTGGCGATGGTAATCGTCGTATTATTGATGTTCTTTGGTTCATTCTTTGGTAATAATTTTGCACTTGAAAATTTACAACCGTTAGCTGAACCTAGCAAAGGATGGTTAGTGTCTATTGTGGTTATTGTATCCGTGGCACCATGGGCATATGTTGGATTTGATAATATTCCACAAACAGCAGAAGAGTTTAACTTTGCACCAAACAAGACATTTAAGCTTATCGTGTACAGTTTATTAGCAGCATCATTAACTTATGTTGTCATGATTTTATACACTGGTTGGTTATCAACAAGTCATCAAAGTTTAAATGGGCAGTTGTGGTTAACAGGTGCTGTTACACAAACAGCATTTGGTTATATTGGATTAGGTGTATTAGCAATTGCAATTATGATGGGTATATTTACTGGTTTAAATGGATTCTTGATGAGTTCAAGTCGCTTGTTATTTTCTATGGGACGTTCAGGTATTATGCCAACAATGTTTAGTAAATTACATAGTAAATACAAAACACCATATGTCGCAATCATATTCCTAGTAGGAGTGTCGTTAATTGCACCTTGGCTAGGAAGAACTGCATTGACTTGGATTGTAGATATGTCATCTACTGGTGTATCCATTGCCTACTTTATTACATGTTTGTCTGCAGCGAAATTATTCAGTTATAACAAACAAAGTAATACGTATGCACCGGTTTACAAAACGTTTGCTATTATCGGCTCATTTGTATCATTCATTTTCTTAGCGTTGTTATTAGTGCCAGGTTCTCCTGCAGCACTGACTGCACCGTCTTATATTGCATTACTTGGATGGTTAATCATCGGTTTAATATTCTTTGTGATTCGATATCCTAAATTGAAAAATATGGATAATGATGAATTAAGTCGCTTGATTTTAAATAGAAGTGAAAATGAAGTTGATGATATGATTGAAGAACCTGAAAAAGAAAAAACTAAATAA
- the hxlB gene encoding 6-phospho-3-hexuloisomerase, translated as MAKFSDYQLILDELKMTLSHVEADEFSTFASKILHAEHIFVAGKGRSGFVANSFAMRLNQLGKQAHVVGESTTPAIKSNDVFVIISGSGSTEHLRLLADKAKSVGADIVLITTNKDSAIGNLAGTNIVLPAGTKYDEQGSAQPLGSLFEQASQLFLDSVVMGLMTEMNVTEQTMQQNHANLE; from the coding sequence ATGGCTAAATTTAGTGACTATCAATTAATTCTAGATGAATTAAAGATGACTTTGTCACATGTTGAAGCGGATGAGTTTTCAACTTTTGCATCCAAAATACTACATGCTGAACATATATTTGTAGCTGGCAAAGGACGTTCAGGATTCGTGGCGAATAGTTTTGCAATGCGCTTAAATCAGCTCGGCAAACAGGCACATGTTGTTGGAGAATCAACGACACCTGCGATTAAGTCGAATGATGTATTTGTAATTATCTCTGGTTCAGGTTCCACGGAACATTTAAGATTATTAGCAGACAAAGCAAAATCAGTAGGTGCTGACATCGTATTAATTACTACAAATAAAGATTCTGCAATAGGCAATCTAGCTGGGACGAACATCGTTTTGCCTGCAGGTACAAAATATGATGAACAAGGCTCGGCACAACCATTAGGAAGTTTGTTTGAACAAGCATCTCAATTATTTTTAGATAGTGTTGTAATGGGATTGATGACTGAAATGAATGTTACGGAACAAACGATGCAACAAAATCATGCTAATTTAGAATAA
- a CDS encoding HAD family hydrolase: MKFDNYIFDFDGTLADTKKCGEVATQSAFKACGLTEPSSKEITHYMGIPIEESFLKLADRPLDEAALAKLIDTFRYTYQSIEKDYIYEFAGITEAITSLYNQGKKLFVVSSKKSDVLERNLSAIGLNHLITEAVGSDQVSAYKPNPEGIHTIVQRYNLNSQQTVYIGDSTFDVEMAQRAGMQSAAVTWGAHDARSLLHSNPDFIINDPSEINTVL; the protein is encoded by the coding sequence TTGAAGTTTGACAATTATATTTTTGATTTTGATGGTACGTTGGCAGACACGAAAAAATGTGGTGAAGTAGCAACACAAAGTGCATTTAAAGCATGTGGCTTAACGGAACCATCATCTAAAGAAATAACGCATTATATGGGAATACCTATTGAAGAATCATTTTTAAAATTAGCAGACCGACCATTAGATGAAGCAGCATTAGCAAAGTTAATCGATACATTTAGATATACATATCAATCTATTGAAAAGGACTATATTTATGAATTTGCGGGTATAACTGAAGCCATTACAAGTTTGTATAACCAAGGGAAAAAACTTTTCGTGGTGTCTAGTAAGAAGAGTGATGTATTAGAAAGAAATTTATCGGCTATTGGATTAAATCACTTGATTACCGAAGCTGTTGGATCCGATCAAGTAAGTGCATATAAACCAAATCCTGAAGGCATACACACAATTGTGCAACGCTACAATTTAAATAGCCAACAAACGGTGTATATTGGTGATTCAACGTTTGATGTTGAGATGGCACAACGTGCTGGTATGCAATCTGCAGCTGTCACTTGGGGTGCACATGATGCAAGGTCATTACTTCATTCAAATCCGGATTTTATTATTAATGATCCATCAGAAATTAATACCGTATTATAA
- a CDS encoding thiolase family protein produces MNQAVIVAAKRTAFGKYGGTLKHLEPEQLLKPLFQHFKEKYPEVISKIDDVVLGNVVGNGGNIARKALLEAGLKDSIPGVTIDRQCGSGLESVQYACRMIQAGAGKVYIAGGVESTSRAPWKIKRPHSVYETALPEFYERASFAPEMSDPSMIQGAENVAKMYDVSRELQDEFAYRSHQLTAENVKNGNISQEILPITVKGEIFNTDESLKSHIPKDNFGRFKPVIKGGTVTAANSCMKNDGAVLLLIMEKDMAYELGFEHGLLFKDGVTVGVDSNFPGIGPVPAISNLLKRNQLTIENIEVIEINEAFSAQVVACQQALNISNTQLNIWGGALASGHPYGASGAQLVTRLFYMFDKETMIASMGIGGGLGNAALFTRF; encoded by the coding sequence ATGAATCAAGCAGTCATAGTTGCAGCTAAACGAACTGCATTTGGGAAATATGGTGGCACTTTAAAACATTTAGAGCCAGAACAATTGCTTAAACCTTTATTCCAACATTTTAAAGAGAAGTATCCAGAGGTAATATCTAAAATAGATGATGTAGTTTTAGGTAATGTTGTTGGGAATGGTGGCAATATTGCAAGAAAAGCATTGCTTGAAGCGGGGCTTAAAGATTCAATACCTGGCGTCACAATCGATCGGCAATGTGGGTCTGGACTTGAAAGTGTTCAATATGCATGTCGCATGATCCAAGCCGGAGCTGGCAAGGTATATATTGCAGGTGGTGTTGAAAGTACAAGTCGAGCACCTTGGAAAATCAAACGACCGCATTCTGTGTACGAAACAGCATTACCTGAGTTTTATGAGCGTGCATCATTTGCACCTGAAATGAGCGACCCATCAATGATTCAAGGTGCTGAAAATGTGGCCAAGATGTATGATGTTTCAAGAGAATTACAAGATGAATTTGCTTATCGAAGTCATCAATTGACAGCGGAAAATGTAAAGAATGGAAATATTTCTCAGGAAATATTACCTATAACCGTTAAAGGAGAAATATTCAACACTGATGAAAGTCTAAAATCACATATTCCGAAAGATAACTTTGGCCGATTTAAGCCCGTGATCAAAGGTGGGACCGTTACCGCTGCGAATAGTTGTATGAAAAATGATGGTGCAGTTTTATTGCTTATTATGGAAAAAGATATGGCATACGAATTAGGTTTCGAGCATGGTTTATTATTTAAAGATGGTGTTACGGTAGGTGTTGATTCTAATTTTCCTGGCATTGGTCCAGTACCAGCCATTTCCAACTTACTAAAAAGAAATCAATTAACGATAGAAAATATTGAAGTCATTGAAATTAACGAAGCGTTCAGTGCACAGGTAGTTGCCTGCCAACAAGCTTTAAATATTTCAAATACGCAATTAAATATATGGGGTGGTGCATTAGCATCAGGTCATCCATACGGTGCAAGCGGTGCCCAATTAGTGACTCGATTATTTTATATGTTTGACAAAGAGACTATGATTGCATCTATGGGGATAGGGGGAGGTCTAGGAAATGCAGCATTATTTACTCGATTCTAA
- the vraX gene encoding C1q-binding complement inhibitor VraX — translation MIIYRQYHHEGAPVYEIITKTFQHVSIKCDDSFSDTEIFKLLSLLQDDIDHMKVS, via the coding sequence ATGATTATTTATCGACAGTATCACCATGAAGGCGCACCAGTTTATGAAATTATAACCAAAACGTTTCAGCATGTTTCAATTAAATGTGACGATTCATTTAGTGATACTGAAATATTCAAATTGCTCTCTTTATTACAAGACGATATAGATCATATGAAAGTTAGTTAA
- a CDS encoding DUF5327 family protein, whose translation MLNRETLIARIEQELVQAEQAQHDHDFEKHMYAIHILTSLYASTSNTPHIGEQQMNRRIANHNQMPQSQITQPTHQVTVAEIEAMGGKVNTHSAHHHNKSYSQPSNQQQRLATDDDIGNGESIFDF comes from the coding sequence ATGTTGAATAGAGAAACTTTAATAGCACGAATTGAGCAAGAATTAGTACAAGCAGAGCAGGCACAGCATGACCATGACTTTGAAAAACATATGTATGCCATACATATATTAACATCTTTATATGCTTCAACATCAAATACACCACATATTGGTGAACAACAAATGAATCGTCGTATTGCTAACCATAATCAAATGCCACAATCACAAATAACGCAGCCAACTCATCAAGTGACAGTTGCTGAAATTGAAGCGATGGGTGGTAAAGTAAATACGCATTCAGCACATCATCATAATAAGTCATATTCACAACCTTCAAACCAACAACAAAGATTAGCGACAGATGATGACATTGGCAATGGTGAATCCATATTTGATTTTTAA
- a CDS encoding threonine/serine exporter family protein → MFWILNFIFSFLASMFFCVIFDAPRKLYLSCGFVGTCGWMVYTLFFNGFNVHTIYSSFFGSLALGLLSHYMARKQKEPAIIFMVTGIIPLVPGGLAYDATKNLVLLNFSTAINTMLEVTLIAGAIALGLLFADQISKLIVSGFVKSFKRL, encoded by the coding sequence ATGTTTTGGATCTTAAACTTTATCTTTAGCTTTTTAGCTTCAATGTTCTTCTGCGTCATTTTTGATGCACCTAGAAAATTATATCTATCATGTGGTTTCGTTGGTACGTGTGGATGGATGGTTTACACCTTATTCTTCAACGGCTTTAATGTGCACACTATATACTCTAGTTTCTTTGGTAGTTTAGCATTAGGCTTGTTAAGTCATTATATGGCTCGTAAACAAAAAGAACCTGCCATCATTTTTATGGTAACGGGTATCATTCCATTAGTACCTGGTGGCTTAGCATACGATGCTACAAAAAATTTAGTCTTATTAAATTTCAGTACAGCAATCAATACCATGCTAGAGGTTACACTTATTGCAGGCGCCATCGCATTAGGTTTATTATTCGCCGACCAAATTTCCAAATTAATTGTTTCTGGGTTCGTGAAATCTTTTAAACGATTATAA
- the hxlA gene encoding 3-hexulose-6-phosphate synthase, with protein sequence MELQLAIDLLNKEDAAELANKVKDYVDIVEIGTPIIYNEGLPAVKHMADNISNVKVLADMKIMDAADYEVSQAIKFGADVITILGVAEDASIKAAIEEAHKNNKQLLVDMIAVQDLEKRAKELDEMGADYIAVHTGYDLQAEGQSPLESLRTVKSVIKNSKVAVAGGIKPDTIKDIVAESPDLVIVGGGIANADDPVEAAKQCRAAIEGK encoded by the coding sequence GTGGAATTACAATTAGCAATTGATTTATTAAACAAAGAAGACGCGGCTGAGTTAGCAAATAAAGTAAAAGATTATGTAGATATCGTAGAAATCGGTACGCCAATCATTTACAACGAAGGTTTACCAGCAGTTAAACATATGGCAGACAACATTAGTAATGTAAAAGTATTAGCAGACATGAAAATTATGGATGCAGCTGATTATGAAGTTAGCCAAGCAATTAAATTTGGCGCGGATGTAATTACAATACTAGGTGTTGCAGAAGATGCATCAATTAAAGCAGCTATTGAAGAAGCTCATAAAAATAATAAACAATTACTAGTTGATATGATTGCTGTTCAAGATTTAGAAAAACGTGCAAAAGAACTAGATGAAATGGGTGCTGATTATATTGCAGTACACACTGGTTATGATTTACAAGCAGAAGGGCAATCACCATTAGAAAGTTTAAGAACCGTTAAATCTGTTATTAAAAATTCTAAAGTTGCAGTAGCAGGTGGAATTAAACCAGATACAATTAAAGATATTGTCGCTGAAAGTCCTGATCTTGTTATTGTTGGTGGCGGAATCGCAAATGCAGATGATCCAGTAGAAGCTGCGAAACAATGTCGCGCTGCAATCGAAGGTAAGTAA